The genomic DNA GTATGCGCTGCTCAACGGCTGCGTGTTCTTCTGGCTGGACGCCGAGAGGGTGCAGCGCCATCGCGCCGCCCTGCGCGGCCGGCCGCAGGTGCTGCTGACTTTCGATGCGCCTGGGCTGGCCGCCGCCCACGCGAATGTCGCGCACGTCACGCCATTCAACATCGGAAGCGCGGTGCGCAAGGCCGCGCCGCGTGGACTGCGCACGCTGGTGCCGCTGGCGCACTGGCAGGCCGACGGATGGGCATCGGAGGCGCTGCCACAGCGGGCGGTGCGGGCTGCAAGCCATCGGCCGGCAGAACTGGTCTTGCGCGCGGCAGCCGTGCCGGACGCGATGCGCCATGTCATGGCAACAGAAGTGATCGGGGCTGCGTGAAGACAGAGGAGAGGAGTGGTGCCCCGGGGGCCGCAATCGGGGCTCGGCACCGCCGGGCGCCACCCTCACCTTGCAAACGCCGCGGCCATAGCGATCAGTCTTGGCTTGGACGGCAGTGGCCAGTCTGCGCGTCGGGTTCAGACAGCAACGTACTCGACCGCGCCGGTGTCCCCGTCCAGGATCATGTCATAGGGATACCAGTAGATCTGCTCATCGCCGTAGTCGTCGACATAGCTGTACCCGATGTATGTCATTCCCAGGTATGTGTCTTGAACCTGGATGAAGGTGGCGTATTGCATTCCGTCCGCCCGGGCCAGCTTCTTGTTCGTCTTGTATTTCTTGACCGGCAGATCGCCCTTGTTTGCATGCTTGACGTGGAACGCAGCAATCTTTGCGTCTTTGATGTCCACGGAGACCGTGTGCGGCCCGCTCTTGTCGATGACGTGCTGGCCGTTGCTCTTGAGCTTGTCGCCCACCAATTTCGCGCCATTGTGCTGGTGATGCTTTCCCTTGGCGAAGCTCGCATCGATAAAGCCGAATACGCCGGAAAGGGCGAGGCCGGTGGTCAGAAGGCGTCTTGTGTGGTTCATTTCGATTCTCCTTGCCGAGCTTGACTGTCGCGCGCGGTGCGCGAGTCAGTGCCGGGCATCAAAGTTCTGCTCTGCCAAAGCGAGCCCGGATGTAGGACCTGGGGTGGCGTGTGCGCGGGCCGGCATCCAGCGGAAATCGGGACGTTGAACCCGCGACCACTGACTTGCTCACGACCCGGCCGGCTCCAACGCACCGGTGGCGTGAGTGGGGCAAGAGAAGGGCGGCCGGATTAAAAAGAGAGAGAGACGATCGTGGCGGCGGTCGAAGCGGCGAATGGATAAACCCCTGCGGGAGGTTTTCAATTTGCGGAACACGTCGCGAAACAGATGCGGGACGGTTGGAGCAATGCTGGCGAAAAAACTATCGCCAAATACGCCGTGTCGACGTGGTGCCCGGGGCCGGAATCGAACCGGCACACCTTTCGGTGGGGGATTTTGAGTCCCACCAGAAATCCAGCATCCATGCGGGTTTTCGGGCGAAACGTTCCGCTTTTTGCTGTGAAATCTTCCCTCTGAAGATCGGCAAATGCGGAACGCGTTTTAGGCCACCGGTTTAAGCCTCCGCACGGCCCCGTAGTGGCGCTCCGTGAGCCTCGTGCTGTCGTGCTGCAGCAGCTGCGATGCCGCCTCCAGGCTTTCCGATTTCTGGGCGGCCCGCTTGCGGCCGTCGCGCAGGTACAGCGCCCGAATGGCGCGCACCAGCTCGTCGTCGTTGTGGATGCCGGCCTTCACCGCAGCCCGCTCGCGCGCCTTGTCCCACTGGTAGCGCAGCTTTCGGATTTCCACAGGCTGGCCCTCAGGGGTGGACAGCAGCATCAAATGGTCCGCGCCGAGGGCCCTGCGACGCTGCACGAGGTCCGGCAGCGTCTGGGACAGGCTCATGTCCCATTCGGCCTCCTTGCCTGTCTTGCTGGCCTCCAGGTGCAGCAAGTCGCCGCGTGGCAGAAGCACGGCGATACAGTCCATCAGCCGCATGCCGGTGGCCGAGGCCAGGTCCATGCAGTCGCGCAGGGTCTGGTTGCCTTCGTAGTGGATCGCCTCCCACACCGGATCCAGTACCTTCATGCGGCGCGGCTTCTCCGGGTTCTTCCACTTCGATTTCTCCATGCCGGCGGCCGGCCACGGAAGCGTGGTCATACCCTCGATGCGGGCCCAGTTCCAGATCACCGACAGGAGAGCCATTTCCCGGTTGCCTTGAGTCTTGGCGGACCGGGCGCGGAGGTAGCCCTTCAACGTCGGCAGGTCGACTTGATCCCAAGTGGCTGGGCCAAAGGGCGGACGGAGCTGGCGCAGGCTCTTTGCATAGCCGCGGCAGGTCTCCGCGTTGGTGTAGCTGAGCAAACCGGTCTGTTCGTCGAGTTCCCAGGCGGAAAACGCCTCCTCGAGCGTGCCGGTGATCCGGGGCTTGAGGTTGTGGAGCTCGTCCCATTTCTTGATCGCCGCATCGAAATCGGTGCCAAGCGGAACGTCCGGCTTGCCCTCCGGACGCATGTCGTAGAAATAGTAGACGCTCACCTTCCCGGAGGCGCGCTTGCGCGAGTGGGAACGAAGCCGCGGATACTTCCCAGTCATTTCACCAGTGCCAGGTTGACCCCGGTGGATGGCCTGACCACGCGGCCAGCCAGCCATTCGCGGGTGTGGAAACGGCTCACGAGTATGCGCTTGTCACGGCGGCGGTAGGGGATGCCGTCGGCCTTCAGGATCCGCTCTTGTTCATCCGGCGATGCAGCGCCAGTCAGTGCGCGCACTTCGCTTGGGGTGAGCAGTTCTTCGGTCAGTGCAGCCGTGCTCATTGGACCTCCCGCAGCGCGTCGTCGCGCGCCTGGTTGAGCTCGGCCATCTTGGCGGGGTCTCCGCCGCGGTCCGGGTGGTATGCGGACGCCAGCCGCCGATAGACCTCGGTGAGCTGCGCGCGAGTGTTGACACCGGTGCCGAAAACGTCGCGCCACGTGCGCGGCGCCGAATTGGTGCTGCTGGGCGGCGGCAGCGCCGAGAACCCGGTGAAGGCCGCCTCGAGCATGTCTCCGGTTCCCCAACGTGCGATGCCGCGCAGCGCCTCGATGGTCTTGGCGATGGCCTGCATGTTGTGCTCGATCTTTTCCCACCGGTCGCACGCGAAAGACATCTGCCGCTTTTTGTAGGTGAAGTAGACCGACACGCCCGGGTCGTCCGGCTGGCGCTGGTTGGCGAGCGGCAGCCCGTCGCGGCGCAGCGCGATGTTTGTGCTGATGACGATGGCCGGATCCGGGTAACGACCGGCCAGGCGCCCGACCTCGGCCACGATGTTGTCGCGGGCCCGGGCGAAGGTCACTTCGAACTTGGCGCGCTCGCGGCGCCAGCGTTCGGTGCGCGGCCGGCCTACGGGCCACTGCAGCGGATAGGCTTCGGCGCTCACTGTGCGTCTCCTTCGCCGGTTTCGAGAGGGGTGTCGTCGGGATCGGGCGCCGCCGGCAGCGGCGAGTGCTTCGGCTTGGCCGCCTGCTTCGCACGGATCTGCTCGACCTTCGTCCAGATGCGCGCCAGCTCGGTCTCGCCTGCGGCAGCCATGTCGAGGTCTTGGGCCAGGCACAGTGCAGCCAGCGTGACCATGACGCCGCCAACCTCCTGCTCCTTTTTGCCCACCGGCCGCGCGAAGACATAGTCGACCAACTGGTGCGCTTCGCTGGCCGTGCAGCCGCATGCCTGCACGAGTTCCAGCGCTTCTTCCAGGAAACGGTGATTCCGCTCTTCGCGGTCGCCGGCGATCATTTCGCCGAAGCACGCCATCAGCCACGGCTGCACGCGCTGCTGGAATGGTTCGCGCGATGCGCAATCAGGGCAGCGCACACCGCCTTCGTCCGGGCTGTAGTACGACGGGCCTCCAATAATTCCGGTGCCATCGCAGGTCGTGCAGCCGTTGTCCTCGATCTCGACTTCCACGCCGATCAAGTCCTGAAGCAACTCGATGGCCTGCGGCTTCGTGCCGGTGACGCCATGCGCATCTGAAGCGCGCCAGTACTCGAAGCCATGTTCGATGGCCTTCTTCTGGATGGCGTCACGAGTCAGACCGGGCTGCTCGCACGCAGCGATGGCAGCACCGGGTGCGGCGAGGTAGATGCTGCCCGACTCGATGAACGCTCGTAGACGCTGTGCGATCTGCCAGCCCGTCGCCTTCTTGTACTCGTCGTGGCTCACGTCACCCAGCACGCGCTGGGTTGCTGCCTCCAGCGCGTGGACGATGTGGCGGGCATCGGTGCGGTTCAGCGGGTAGCTCGCCACCGCCCCGGCCTGCTCTCCGGCTGCGGGCTCTGCCTTCTGGCCGGCTACAACTTCTCGAATCGCACTTTCACCCGATACCCCAGCGCCTTGGCTATTGCATTCAGCACAGGCTCTGTGATCGTCTGCTTTCCCAACTCGATGTTGGTGATGCTGGTCCGCTCCAGGCCAACTCGTTGAGCCAGTTGCGCCTGCGTCAGGCCCTGCATCTTGCGTAGCGCCCGGATTGTCTTGGTGAGGTCTGTCTTCGTCATGGTCATCTATCCCGCCATCAACTGTTGAACCGAGGTAACCACGCTCTGCCTGCGGCTGCATGGTCTGAGAGAGGGCCAGGACTTCACGAGCGAACTGAAGCAGGCCCGGCTCCCCTGTGTGGTACTGCGTGCCGAGCCCGTACTTCGATGGCGATTCGCTGAAGAGTCGTTCGCCATCGTTGAGCGCGAGAATTTCCGCATCGCTCGGCGCTGCTGGCATCACAGCCGGATGGGTGGCTAGCCTGGCGAGGATTGCATCTGCCATATCGGGGGCGAGGTCACTGCCACGCGCCTCGGTGAAATCGTCCTGGCTCATGGTGCCGACACCCCATGCATCCCAAACCCGACCGCAGTGGTAGACCCCGGACAGGTTTTCCTCGATCAGATCGATGAGCGCGTCACGGGCCAGCGCCGTCGGCACGCCTGCGCCTTCCTTGTTGTCATCCGACATGGTTCTCTCCTTGGGTTGGGGCGCCGGGGATTGAGCCCACGGGCATGAAGTGCGTGTACGGCGCCTGTTCTTTGGGGCCGCGACTGCCAGTCGGTGCGCACGCTTGGAAGTACTCGACGTTCTCAGAGTGCTTTTGCCAAACACCGTCTTCGAGGTAATCGAAGTCGTGACGCTCGGGGTGTGCTTCGTCTTCTGCGTCGAGCCAGCCGACCACAAGCAGCACGCCTTCGGGTGCCGTCTCAATCGCTTGCCACCCACCCGAGGTGCCGTCAGACTGAGAGGCGCGGGCTTGGGTGAGAATTGCTTGCTTGTCGGCATCAAGGTGCAATCCACGGCTTTCGGCCTTGGTGAGCAGTTCGATGCACCAAGCAGCAAACCGGGTGTCTGGCATAGAACGGCGCGAAGCCTGCCAGATCTGCCATGCGTTTTCGGTTGCCAGGGCTACGTAGGTCAGGCCGTCATCTACGACCCTGCGCGTGACATTCAAGCCGTCACGGCGCGCGTACGCTTCAAACGCTTCGCGCTCATCCAAGCAGCCGCCGTTAAGGCATTGGGTGTTGTTCATGTTCAGTCCGTCCATTTGATGCAGCCGGCGCTCGAGCAGCGGCCGGACATTCGGCCGTCGACCGCGCTGGCGGTGTATGTGAAAAGGCCCCCGCAACGAATGCACCGCATGGATGCCTTCACCGACTCGGTGGGCCGCAGGGTTGTCGGGTCGAAGTGCCGACGGAAGATCTCCGTCTTGGCCTTCGCCACTGCGCTGGAGAAGGCGCCGAAGCCTGGGGTGGTCAAAGCTCCTCCTCCGCGGGCGGCTGCATGCCGTGCCTGCAGTTCGCGCGGCAATCTGCATCGCCCACGCCGCCTGGCTCGCCGTAGTCGTGCTCGCCGGTGGTCAGGTCGACGAAAACGGCCTGCGAGCAGTCCACCCAGCCGATGGGGCATGCGCGGCCGCCCTCGAACTGCCAGATGCGTCCGCTGTAGAAAGTGCCGTCCTGGCCAGCGAGCTGGCGCGCAGCGTCGATGAGTCGGGTCAGCTGCGCGGTCATAGGAGGGATTCCTGTGCGACGGCCGCGCCGGCGTAGCGCGCGCGGACCTTGCCTTCTCCCAGTTGCAGGCGCCGGTACTTGTCGAACTCGCAGAGGCAGTTCTGAACGTCCATCGCCTGAAGGTGCCGGTCTTCCCAGATCTGCGGCACCATGGGGCGCAGCACGCCGATCAACGCTGGCAGCTCGATCTCGAACTGCGCGTGGCTGATGGCCTGGTCCTTGGGGCGGTCGCGAAGCCGATTGATGCCTCGCGCGCTGCCCGGGCCGAGCGGGGCCCACGTAGGCGCGTCATCCCACGCGAAGACCGCAGGCAGCTGCGCCAAGTCGGCCACCACCTGGCCCGCCAGGAAGCTGCCCATGCCGTCGAATTCGATGAGGGCGGCCCAGGTGCCGCGCATGGTCGGCGCGACGACGCGGGAAGCCTGCGGCGCGATCAGCTCGACCAGGTCGCATACCGAGTCCACCTTGTTGCGGCCGGGGACGCCCGGCACGACGTAGGCACCGGTGAAGACCTTCTGGCCATCGGCCGCCCGTTGCGCCAGCGCGCCGCGCGCGCCCGGTAGGTCTGCGAGGCCGAACGTCCGGCCGCCGGTGATGGCCAGCAGAGAGTCCGGCCAGTTCACGAGGCGTGCCAGCAGGGCTGCGACAAGCGCAGTCTGCTGGTCGCAATCGGGTACGTACCAACGATCGAGCAGCGCGACGCTGACGCGGTCGTCCATGCGGCGGACGTTGCACCACCGGAAGTCCCGAAGCAGAGCGTCATCTGTCCATGGCCGTGGGAGGCCTTGCGCCTTCTTCGCTCGGATCCAATCGCGCTCGGTCATCCAACGCACGAGGATCGCGAGTTCGGTGGGGCTGAACTTCATGGCGTGACCTCGAAGAAGCCCAGCGCGCCCTTCAGCGGCCGGAAGGGAAGGGGCTTGGCGTTGACCAGCACGAAGCCGACGGCGCCCATGTACCAGGGCGACTGTAGGTAGAGCTCCGTCTCGACCAAGCACGCCGAGCCCACGATGCCGCCGCGCTCAAGATCGGCGGCGCGCGGCAAGACATCGAGCAGATGGTCAAGCCGGGGATCTGCATGCAGGAAGCGGCACACATCGGCGTACTCCGCATCGGTCATTCCTTTGCTGGCGTGGACCAGGAATTCGCCGCGAAAGCGCGTCGACCAGGTACGGTTCTCCACGTCCTTGTGACCGTTGACGATCAGCCACGCCCACGGCTGCCGAATCGACAAGGCCTTCATCGGCGCGAGCGCCGGTGGGAACGGCACGGTGCTGACCACTTCAGGCGGCGCCATGAGGTACCTCGTTCCATTCGCGGCCGTCGAGCAGGCGGCCGGCCAGCTTCTTGCCGAAACGTTGAATCGGTTCGTCGAGCGACTTCGGCGCCGACAGCAGTTCGCTGTCTATGCGACTTCGACCGTACGGCGCCCACTCGCCCCATTGCTTGAAGAAGAACGGGACATGAGCATGCTGGCATTGGTCACGCAGGCTGCGCACCCAGTCGGGCTGCGCGGGCCGCGCTTGCGGGCCGCTCTCGCCGCCAACGATTACCCAGTCGATTCGCGGTACCGAGTACTCGCCACATTTCGTCGAGCGCTTGCCTTCAAGCGGGTGATCGCTGAAGGTCCATTCGCCCTCGCTGCTGGCGCGCGAGATCCCGCCGAAGCAGCCGTTCCCGTCAGCGCCGAGCCACACGGGCCCCAGCAGCGGCTCCATGCTCAAGAAGCGAACTGCTGCCGGGGTGTCCTGCAGCTTGGGGATATCGCGGTCGGCCTCTGCCTGGTTGACCACGGTCGCGCCGAGCCAAACATTGAAGACCACGTCCACACCCGGATCTGCCGCGCGCCGTTCAGCCGTGGCCGCCTTGATCATTTCAAAAGCATTTCCGATGCGCTTCGTCAACAGTAGCCAGTCGAGGTTCGGTGTCGCCGCGATCAGATCAAATAGGTCGATGCGCCACTGCGGATCTACTGCGTTGTCGAACACGTCGGCCAGGCTGGCGCAGAACACGCGCTGCCGGCGGCCGTGCTGCGCGAAGAAGGCGTCGGCCTGGGCATTCCAACGCAGCGGCATCTTCCAGTTCGCCGCGCTGGTCCGCACACGTGGTGCTCCAGCGCCCCAGGTCTCGGCGCCCTTAGCGCGTAGCACCCGAGCCGGCGTGCTCGCCTCGGCATAGCAGTGGTCGCAGCCGCCACCGCCCGTGGCGGCAATGGAGACCTTCGTGCAGCCAATCCAAGGATTGAAGGTTGCGTCGCACCATTCAATATTGGTAGTCTCAGCCATGACTGAACTCCTGACGCGCAGCGAGATCGTGCGCAAAGCCTGGTTGAAGCGGAAGGCGACCTTCGTGCCTCCGATGAAGGGCAAGAAGATGTCCGAGGAGAGCCGCGCGAAAATGAGCGCCGCGGCGAAGGCTCGCCCGAGCAACCGCACAGGAAAGACGCACTCCCTGGAAACCCGAGCCAAGATCAGCTCTGCCACGAGAGAGCGCACACCACGCGGCGAGAACGCACCGGGATATATCGATGGGAAAGGCGTCGAGCGCTTGGGAGAGCGTTTGACTGACAGCTACAAGCGCTGGCGTTACGACGTTATGCACAGGGACGCGTTCGCCTGCCAGAAATGTGGCGATGCGCGAGGCGGGAACCTCCACGCCCATCACATCAAGCCATTC from Variovorax sp. V93 includes the following:
- a CDS encoding helix-turn-helix domain-containing protein, whose protein sequence is MTMTKTDLTKTIRALRKMQGLTQAQLAQRVGLERTSITNIELGKQTITEPVLNAIAKALGYRVKVRFEKL
- a CDS encoding phage Gp37/Gp68 family protein gives rise to the protein MAETTNIEWCDATFNPWIGCTKVSIAATGGGGCDHCYAEASTPARVLRAKGAETWGAGAPRVRTSAANWKMPLRWNAQADAFFAQHGRRQRVFCASLADVFDNAVDPQWRIDLFDLIAATPNLDWLLLTKRIGNAFEMIKAATAERRAADPGVDVVFNVWLGATVVNQAEADRDIPKLQDTPAAVRFLSMEPLLGPVWLGADGNGCFGGISRASSEGEWTFSDHPLEGKRSTKCGEYSVPRIDWVIVGGESGPQARPAQPDWVRSLRDQCQHAHVPFFFKQWGEWAPYGRSRIDSELLSAPKSLDEPIQRFGKKLAGRLLDGREWNEVPHGAA
- a CDS encoding nucleotide kinase domain-containing protein, encoding MKFSPTELAILVRWMTERDWIRAKKAQGLPRPWTDDALLRDFRWCNVRRMDDRVSVALLDRWYVPDCDQQTALVAALLARLVNWPDSLLAITGGRTFGLADLPGARGALAQRAADGQKVFTGAYVVPGVPGRNKVDSVCDLVELIAPQASRVVAPTMRGTWAALIEFDGMGSFLAGQVVADLAQLPAVFAWDDAPTWAPLGPGSARGINRLRDRPKDQAISHAQFEIELPALIGVLRPMVPQIWEDRHLQAMDVQNCLCEFDKYRRLQLGEGKVRARYAGAAVAQESLL
- a CDS encoding DUF4224 domain-containing protein translates to MSTAALTEELLTPSEVRALTGAASPDEQERILKADGIPYRRRDKRILVSRFHTREWLAGRVVRPSTGVNLALVK
- a CDS encoding integrase; the encoded protein is MTGKYPRLRSHSRKRASGKVSVYYFYDMRPEGKPDVPLGTDFDAAIKKWDELHNLKPRITGTLEEAFSAWELDEQTGLLSYTNAETCRGYAKSLRQLRPPFGPATWDQVDLPTLKGYLRARSAKTQGNREMALLSVIWNWARIEGMTTLPWPAAGMEKSKWKNPEKPRRMKVLDPVWEAIHYEGNQTLRDCMDLASATGMRLMDCIAVLLPRGDLLHLEASKTGKEAEWDMSLSQTLPDLVQRRRALGADHLMLLSTPEGQPVEIRKLRYQWDKARERAAVKAGIHNDDELVRAIRALYLRDGRKRAAQKSESLEAASQLLQHDSTRLTERHYGAVRRLKPVA
- a CDS encoding NUMOD3 domain-containing DNA-binding protein; the encoded protein is MTELLTRSEIVRKAWLKRKATFVPPMKGKKMSEESRAKMSAAAKARPSNRTGKTHSLETRAKISSATRERTPRGENAPGYIDGKGVERLGERLTDSYKRWRYDVMHRDAFACQKCGDARGGNLHAHHIKPFATHPELRLALANGVTLCEDCHKAVHAEL
- a CDS encoding ASCH domain-containing protein; this translates as MAPPEVVSTVPFPPALAPMKALSIRQPWAWLIVNGHKDVENRTWSTRFRGEFLVHASKGMTDAEYADVCRFLHADPRLDHLLDVLPRAADLERGGIVGSACLVETELYLQSPWYMGAVGFVLVNAKPLPFRPLKGALGFFEVTP